The Candidatus Caccoplasma merdavium genome has a segment encoding these proteins:
- a CDS encoding UDP-2,3-diacylglucosamine diphosphatase — protein MKNKEYRTIVMSDIHLGSKWSKAKEANLFLKAHTCETLILCGDIIDGWEIVRGKKPKWKKRHTYFIKRLLSILPHTRIIYLRGNHDDFLDRILPLEIPNFTICRDYVHESGARRYYVLHGDVFDTITTRFSWLAKVGDVGYSLLMGLNRIYNRRRRKKGLPYKSISQQVKQSVKASVSYISDFEDSLCDIARRKNCAGVICGHIHHADDRMIGDIHYLNSGDWVESMTALVEDFDGNWSVVEYQKEKA, from the coding sequence ATGAAGAACAAAGAGTACCGGACCATCGTCATGTCGGACATACACCTCGGTTCGAAATGGTCCAAGGCCAAAGAGGCCAATCTTTTCTTGAAGGCACACACCTGTGAAACGCTGATACTCTGCGGCGACATCATCGACGGCTGGGAGATTGTCCGGGGCAAGAAACCGAAATGGAAGAAGCGGCACACCTATTTTATCAAGCGGTTGTTGTCGATATTGCCCCACACGCGCATCATTTACCTGCGGGGTAACCACGACGATTTTCTTGACCGTATCCTCCCGCTCGAAATTCCCAATTTCACCATCTGCCGCGACTATGTCCATGAGAGCGGCGCGCGTCGTTACTATGTCCTGCACGGCGATGTTTTCGACACGATTACGACGCGGTTCAGCTGGTTGGCCAAGGTGGGAGATGTGGGGTACAGCCTGCTCATGGGGCTCAATCGCATCTACAACCGCCGTCGCCGCAAGAAAGGGCTGCCCTACAAGTCTATTTCGCAACAGGTGAAACAGTCGGTCAAGGCATCGGTCTCCTACATCAGCGACTTCGAAGACTCGTTGTGTGACATTGCCCGGCGGAAAAATTGTGCCGGTGTCATTTGCGGCCATATCCATCATGCCGACGATCGCATGATAGGCGACATACATTACCTCAATTCGGGCGACTGGGTCGAGTCGATGACCGCTTTGGTCGAAGATTTCGACGGGAACTGGTCGGTCGTGGAATATCAAAAGGAAAAAGCGTGA